Proteins from one Pseudomonadota bacterium genomic window:
- a CDS encoding DUF642 domain-containing protein: MKKIIFVGALLLILISTGVQAANLIQNGSFENYNVLAWSYSNVDWWQDPLVAKDGSWCIDVNKDTPGWIQQSFATDTNAKYRVDFWLAGNYMGPPEIKHLAVSAGDVSIQYTFDVTDKSQDNMGWTEKSFIFTASSSTTTLRFESMDYLSFGPAIDLVSVEAVPVPPTLMLLAPGLLGLIGIRRRFAK, encoded by the coding sequence ATGAAGAAAATAATTTTTGTTGGTGCACTTTTACTTATTCTTATATCGACTGGTGTTCAAGCAGCAAATCTAATTCAGAACGGAAGCTTTGAGAATTATAATGTGCTTGCCTGGAGTTACTCCAATGTTGACTGGTGGCAAGACCCCTTGGTAGCGAAGGATGGTAGTTGGTGTATTGATGTTAACAAAGATACCCCCGGTTGGATTCAACAATCCTTTGCTACTGATACTAACGCAAAATATCGTGTGGATTTCTGGCTTGCCGGTAATTACATGGGACCTCCAGAAATTAAGCACCTTGCTGTTTCGGCAGGAGATGTCTCAATACAGTATACATTTGATGTCACCGATAAATCACAGGATAACATGGGTTGGACGGAGAAATCCTTTATTTTTACTGCCAGCAGTTCAACTACGACGCTTAGATTCGAGAGTATGGATTATTTATCTTTTGGTCCTGCTATCGATCTGGTCAGTGTTGAGGCTGTGCCTGTCCCGCCGACACTTATGCTTCTTGCTCCCGGACTCCTGGGACTTATTGGTATAAGGCGCAGGTTTGCGAAATAG
- a CDS encoding efflux RND transporter permease subunit produces MWLADTSVKRPVFATMLVMALVVLGIVSYPNIGVDLFPKVDLPIVNIRTELKGASSEIMDIDVTDKIEESVNTIDGIKTITSTSTEGVSVISVEFILERNIDLAVQDVREKVSAIRRKLPTDIDEPVIEKVDPDASPVLWFALSGEKSPRELSTYADEVLKEQFQRINGVGAIRMYGLRLRQARVWLDNDKLRSYGITAQDIMAALKRENIELPGGRIESNTKEYTVKVKGEFPTIQQFNDLVVGYSRGVAVKIKDVGRAEDGMEEKRSFARFNGKNSVNLGIQKQSGTNTVEVVDRVKNELKIIKKTLPAGMNLNIGFDQSDFIKRSINEVQHHLIYGGFFAVLAVLLFLRNIRTTIISALAIPASVISTFALMNAFGFTFNNMSMLALSLSIGILIDDAIIVIENIQRHIEEGMSPREASFFATSEIGLAVSATTLAIIVIFIPVAFMKGIIGRFFFQFGMTVVFAVMVSWFISFTLTPMMASLFLKHSEKHSQTPLKEGVSASNSSLYARLVNKHIFRNISDRLEGAYKILEERYKKLLAVALGRRKTVLILAIAIFLGSLFFTKFIGKEFIPSEDQSRFVIRLQMPVDYSVDEVEHMSRRVESIVKQFSEVSAILYSQGGGLTREANKGNMMINLKPKSQRKKNQNQIKTEMRRAFKAIPGLRASVEDVSLIGGGQRQVAIQYSIRGRDLENLKAYTKDILGKFSKLPGIVDADTSLETGKPEIRVLIDRDKAADLGIDVATVAEAINFLISGEVDITKYKDETKGRRYDLRARLIQKDRENPDDIGKLYVRAKDGRLVQLSNIAMFQEAGGSNVINRVDRQRAVTIFANLEMKPLGQAVEELNNISAKILTTEYSGKYKGEADIMAESFGYLMFAMMLGIVMAYMVLAAQFESFVHPFTVLLSMPFSFVGAFGALLLFGKTLNIFSFIGLILLMGLVKKNAILLVDYTNVLRERGMSRKDALLEAGPVRLRPILMTTFAMILGMMPIAIGIGEGAETRSPMALATIGGLLTSLFLTLVVVPVAYDLFDESKNKFSRKQLKDKA; encoded by the coding sequence ATGTGGTTAGCCGATACATCTGTAAAACGTCCTGTTTTTGCAACAATGCTCGTTATGGCACTTGTCGTGCTCGGCATTGTTAGCTATCCCAACATCGGCGTTGACCTATTCCCTAAGGTAGATTTGCCTATTGTTAATATCAGAACAGAGCTTAAAGGGGCGAGTTCTGAAATTATGGACATAGATGTCACAGACAAAATTGAAGAATCTGTAAATACAATCGATGGCATTAAAACAATTACTTCCACAAGCACAGAAGGCGTGTCTGTCATATCGGTGGAGTTTATTCTCGAAAGGAATATTGACCTTGCTGTCCAGGATGTGCGCGAAAAAGTATCGGCCATAAGAAGAAAATTGCCGACAGACATTGACGAACCTGTAATTGAAAAGGTGGACCCTGATGCATCGCCTGTTTTGTGGTTTGCCTTGTCCGGCGAGAAATCACCGCGGGAACTTTCCACATATGCAGATGAAGTATTGAAGGAACAGTTTCAGAGAATCAACGGTGTCGGGGCAATAAGAATGTATGGTCTTCGTCTCAGACAGGCCAGGGTGTGGCTTGATAACGATAAACTCAGATCATACGGAATCACTGCACAGGATATAATGGCAGCACTCAAGAGGGAAAATATCGAATTGCCCGGTGGAAGGATTGAGAGCAATACGAAAGAATACACAGTAAAGGTAAAAGGTGAGTTTCCGACAATACAGCAGTTTAATGACCTTGTTGTGGGCTATTCCAGGGGAGTAGCCGTTAAGATCAAGGATGTAGGACGTGCTGAAGACGGTATGGAGGAAAAAAGAAGTTTTGCACGATTTAATGGTAAAAATTCCGTAAATCTTGGTATTCAAAAACAGTCGGGCACCAATACAGTTGAGGTTGTGGACAGGGTAAAAAATGAACTGAAAATTATAAAGAAGACACTGCCGGCAGGGATGAATCTGAATATCGGGTTTGATCAGTCGGATTTTATTAAACGTTCCATCAACGAAGTTCAGCACCACCTTATATATGGAGGTTTTTTTGCAGTTCTTGCAGTTCTCCTGTTTCTCCGGAACATCAGGACAACTATAATCAGCGCTTTGGCCATACCGGCATCCGTAATTTCTACCTTTGCCTTGATGAACGCTTTCGGCTTTACATTCAACAACATGTCAATGCTTGCCCTTTCCCTGTCCATAGGTATTCTTATCGATGATGCAATTATTGTTATAGAAAACATACAAAGACATATAGAAGAAGGTATGTCACCCCGTGAGGCATCGTTCTTTGCTACATCGGAGATAGGGCTTGCCGTGTCTGCAACAACCCTTGCAATTATTGTGATATTTATCCCTGTTGCATTTATGAAAGGGATAATCGGAAGATTTTTCTTTCAGTTCGGTATGACCGTTGTATTTGCCGTCATGGTTTCCTGGTTTATTTCCTTCACACTCACACCGATGATGGCTTCATTATTTTTAAAACATAGCGAAAAACATTCGCAAACACCCTTAAAGGAGGGTGTCTCTGCGTCAAACTCCTCGTTGTACGCAAGACTAGTAAATAAGCATATTTTCAGGAATATTTCCGACAGACTGGAAGGGGCATATAAAATACTGGAGGAACGATATAAAAAGCTCCTTGCTGTTGCACTGGGTCGAAGGAAGACCGTTCTGATCCTTGCAATAGCCATATTTTTAGGTAGTCTCTTTTTTACAAAATTTATCGGCAAAGAGTTTATCCCCTCTGAAGATCAGAGCAGATTTGTTATCAGGTTACAAATGCCTGTTGACTATTCTGTTGATGAAGTTGAGCATATGTCAAGACGTGTTGAAAGTATCGTAAAACAATTCTCTGAAGTGAGTGCAATCCTTTATTCACAGGGTGGAGGATTAACCAGAGAAGCAAATAAAGGCAATATGATGATAAACCTGAAACCAAAATCTCAGAGAAAGAAAAATCAGAACCAGATAAAGACAGAAATGAGGAGGGCATTTAAAGCCATACCAGGACTGAGGGCTTCTGTAGAAGATGTGTCGCTGATCGGGGGAGGACAAAGGCAGGTGGCTATTCAATACAGCATAAGAGGCAGGGACCTTGAAAATCTTAAAGCATACACAAAAGATATTCTGGGTAAGTTTTCCAAGCTTCCCGGTATTGTTGACGCCGATACATCCCTTGAAACCGGAAAACCGGAAATACGCGTACTTATTGATAGGGATAAAGCGGCAGATCTTGGTATTGATGTCGCGACAGTGGCAGAAGCAATAAATTTTCTTATCAGCGGAGAAGTGGATATTACAAAATATAAAGATGAAACCAAGGGAAGAAGATATGATTTGAGGGCAAGGCTGATACAGAAAGACAGGGAAAATCCTGACGATATCGGAAAATTGTATGTCAGGGCAAAAGACGGGCGACTTGTACAACTCTCAAATATTGCGATGTTTCAGGAAGCAGGCGGTTCAAATGTTATTAACAGGGTAGACAGACAAAGGGCAGTTACGATATTCGCAAATCTTGAAATGAAGCCGCTTGGTCAGGCCGTTGAAGAGCTTAATAATATATCTGCAAAGATACTGACAACTGAATATTCAGGAAAATATAAAGGAGAGGCCGATATCATGGCAGAATCATTCGGGTACCTGATGTTTGCCATGATGCTTGGTATTGTTATGGCATACATGGTGCTGGCTGCCCAGTTTGAAAGTTTTGTCCATCCTTTTACTGTATTGCTTTCTATGCCCTTTTCTTTTGTGGGTGCCTTTGGCGCTCTTTTGCTATTCGGCAAAACCTTGAATATATTCAGCTTTATCGGGCTGATTCTCCTTATGGGACTTGTAAAGAAAAATGCAATTTTACTTGTTGATTATACGAATGTTCTCAGAGAGAGGGGCATGTCAAGGAAAGATGCGTTGCTGGAGGCAGGTCCTGTGAGACTCCGGCCGATTCTTATGACAACATTTGCCATGATATTGGGCATGATGCCCATTGCAATCGGTATCGGCGAGGGCGCTGAAACACGGTCCCCTATGGCGCTTGCTACAATCGGCGGATTACTGACTTCCCTGTTCCTTACCCTTGTTGTGGTACCGGTAGCATATGATCTTTTCGATGAATCAAAAAATAAATTTTCCAGGAAACAGCTTAAAGATAAAGCTTAA
- a CDS encoding cysteine synthase family protein, which translates to MNILSAIGNTPLVELMNINPNPNTKVFCKLEGCNPGGSVKDRPALYMITKAEARGDLTKDKIILEPTSGNTGIAIAMIGAAKGYKVDLCMPECVSMERRLILQGLGAEVFLTSAKENIDGAIRRAYQLFEKEPDKYFMPNQYNNDDNVLAHYETTGPEIFAQTKGEIDVFVAGMGTTGTLMGTSKYLKEKKPQIKIVGVEPAIGHTIQGLKNLTESMVPKIYQPEILDDKITVGDGEAFEVTKLLAQKEGIFVGTSSGAAAAVALQIARNMDHGTIVVILPDRGDRYLSTMQFRSICAKCPP; encoded by the coding sequence ATGAATATTTTGTCTGCAATTGGAAATACGCCACTTGTAGAATTGATGAACATCAACCCGAATCCGAATACAAAAGTATTTTGTAAACTCGAAGGATGCAACCCGGGAGGGTCGGTAAAAGACCGTCCTGCCCTCTATATGATAACAAAAGCAGAAGCACGTGGTGATTTAACTAAGGATAAAATCATTCTTGAACCTACTTCCGGCAACACCGGTATTGCAATTGCAATGATAGGCGCTGCGAAAGGATACAAGGTTGATCTCTGTATGCCCGAGTGTGTAAGCATGGAGAGAAGACTTATCCTCCAGGGCCTTGGCGCAGAGGTTTTTCTTACCTCGGCAAAAGAGAATATTGACGGTGCAATTCGGAGGGCTTACCAGTTGTTTGAAAAAGAGCCGGATAAATATTTTATGCCAAACCAATATAACAATGACGATAATGTTCTTGCACATTATGAAACAACAGGTCCTGAAATATTTGCGCAAACGAAGGGGGAGATTGATGTATTTGTTGCTGGTATGGGAACCACGGGGACGCTGATGGGTACCTCAAAGTATTTGAAAGAAAAAAAACCTCAAATAAAGATTGTCGGTGTTGAACCGGCTATAGGTCATACGATCCAGGGTCTTAAAAATCTTACTGAATCTATGGTGCCCAAGATATATCAGCCCGAAATATTAGACGATAAGATTACCGTTGGAGATGGCGAGGCTTTTGAAGTAACAAAACTGCTTGCCCAGAAAGAAGGAATTTTTGTCGGAACATCAAGCGGGGCTGCTGCAGCAGTAGCTTTACAGATAGCCCGAAACATGGATCATGGTACAATTGTTGTTATATTGCCTGATAGGGGCGACCGTTACCTGAGCACTATGCAGTTCAGGTCTATTTGTGCGAAATGCCCGCCGTAA
- a CDS encoding DUF3313 family protein, protein MDPSCRDSFQPCVTGAWSGSGTTIAEMEALDSLTNDVILIAVDNRTAGYTERFSKWESAQEAFKFWAERAVGFIDDTRGLK, encoded by the coding sequence ATCGATCCTTCCTGTAGGGATAGCTTTCAGCCTTGTGTCACCGGTGCCTGGAGCGGCTCCGGCACAACCATCGCAGAAATGGAGGCGCTTGACTCTCTTACCAACGACGTCATACTTATCGCCGTTGACAACAGGACTGCGGGGTATACAGAACGGTTTTCCAAGTGGGAATCGGCCCAGGAGGCCTTCAAGTTCTGGGCCGAGCGGGCGGTAGGGTTCATAGATGATACCCGTGGTCTGAAATAG
- a CDS encoding DNA alkylation repair protein has protein sequence MLNNLRNELELLANPEKSEVLRRFFKTGPGQYGEGDVFLGVIVPVSRKIAKKYTDLPDDGILTLLKSKIHEERLIALLILITQFEKGDVHKKEQIFHLYLQHTAFVNNWDLVDLSAEKIIGVYLDGKSKEILYNLAYSKNLWERRISIISTFHYIKQGKYDDTLAIADILLGDKEDLIHKATGWMLREVGKRCSEEAEEMFLRKCHHEMPRTMLRYAIERFSPEKRRLYL, from the coding sequence ATGCTCAATAATCTCAGGAATGAACTGGAACTACTTGCAAACCCTGAAAAGTCAGAAGTGCTTCGCCGGTTTTTCAAAACCGGTCCCGGCCAGTACGGTGAGGGCGATGTCTTCCTTGGTGTTATTGTTCCTGTCTCCCGCAAAATAGCAAAAAAATATACCGATTTACCCGACGACGGGATTCTCACCCTCCTTAAATCAAAGATTCATGAAGAAAGGCTTATAGCCCTTTTGATCCTCATCACTCAATTTGAAAAAGGTGATGTACATAAAAAGGAGCAGATTTTTCATCTTTATCTTCAGCACACAGCATTTGTCAATAACTGGGACCTCGTTGATCTCTCGGCTGAAAAAATTATCGGTGTATACCTTGACGGGAAATCCAAAGAGATACTCTATAACCTCGCATATTCGAAAAACCTGTGGGAGAGACGCATCTCCATCATCTCCACATTCCATTACATCAAGCAGGGAAAATACGATGATACCCTTGCCATTGCCGACATCCTGCTTGGGGATAAGGAAGACCTTATCCATAAGGCTACGGGGTGGATGTTAAGAGAGGTTGGCAAACGCTGCTCAGAAGAAGCAGAGGAAATGTTCTTGCGCAAATGTCACCATGAGATGCCGAGAACAATGCTTCGTTACGCCATAGAACGTTTCAGTCCGGAAAAGAGGCGCCTGTATCTTTAA
- a CDS encoding PEP-CTERM sorting domain-containing protein — protein MNKMVYVFALAACLLIAAYGSASAAFLGGNDTIVRSYVDGATGITFIDVNHRIISDGEIDSWSVYAVAGRTMRLKIFRENGDNYDLVGSSPFVTTTFGGQTFSFATPISVKVGDIIGWYYTSGSAPGTGIYFDNSSIFYGNTLWTTYPGSEITGSVSKTTFLTGYPYANRVYSISVEGTTAVPLPGALLLLGSGLAGLAGIRRRLVKK, from the coding sequence ATGAATAAGATGGTTTACGTTTTTGCTTTGGCAGCTTGTTTGCTTATCGCGGCCTACGGTTCAGCTTCTGCAGCGTTTCTTGGAGGCAATGATACCATTGTGCGATCATATGTCGACGGAGCAACTGGAATCACCTTTATAGATGTAAACCATCGGATAATATCAGACGGTGAGATTGATTCCTGGTCAGTTTATGCTGTTGCGGGAAGAACGATGAGGCTGAAGATTTTCAGGGAGAACGGCGATAACTACGATCTTGTGGGCAGTAGTCCCTTTGTCACTACAACTTTTGGTGGACAGACCTTTTCCTTTGCGACACCTATTTCAGTAAAAGTCGGAGATATCATCGGATGGTATTATACAAGCGGTTCCGCCCCTGGTACTGGAATCTACTTTGACAATTCCAGTATTTTTTACGGGAATACGCTCTGGACTACCTATCCGGGAAGTGAAATCACCGGAAGTGTTTCGAAGACAACATTTCTTACAGGCTACCCATATGCGAACAGGGTATACTCAATCAGCGTTGAAGGGACAACCGCAGTGCCTTTACCCGGTGCTCTTCTGCTTCTCGGCTCAGGCTTGGCCGGGCTGGCAGGTATACGAAGGAGACTCGTAAAGAAATAG
- a CDS encoding KUP/HAK/KT family potassium transporter, giving the protein MNSPGATQNISKKDQIIHDTKSVIKSFGLVFGDIGTSPIYTLTVIFLLLKPTYDNVIGVLSLIVWTLIILVSIEYGWLAMSLGEKGEGGTIVLRSILLRYIRKSRNAVFITILTFVGISLLVGDGVITPAISILSAVEGILLVPGFKETKQITLIIIASIIALLLFIFQKKGTEKVAGAFGPIMFIWFLALGISGVISIIHTPSVLKAVNPYYAFKFFYENGLAGFFVLSEVILCATGGEALYADMGHLGRKPIIRAWYFVFIALLLNYLGQGAFVINQPGSAWNVLFGMIMYESTLCYIPFLILSIVATTIASQALISGMFSIFYQGINTRLMPMFKVEYTSTEMRSQIYIGFVNWFLLVSVLFIIFLFKESNKLAVAYGLAVTGTMTLTGIMMTMIFFLRKEKIKTLIAFFVTIADLAFLISNTYKLPNGGYWSLIIAAIPLSIILIYTGGQRKLYRTIHPLKLDTFLFSYNQVYKELNKIKGTALFFARGVKQIPSYIVHTMFMNNIIYEDNIIVSIVTTDQPFGINGFFKEALADGLRHFEIQMGYMEVVDVEKILKKADINEKSIFYGLEEIATHHFIWKLFSIFKKLAPPFVQFHDLPSNKLHGVVTRIEL; this is encoded by the coding sequence ATGAATTCACCCGGCGCAACACAAAATATTTCAAAAAAAGACCAAATTATTCATGATACTAAAAGCGTAATAAAGTCTTTTGGCCTTGTTTTCGGCGACATAGGCACAAGCCCAATTTATACCTTGACAGTGATTTTTCTTTTACTGAAGCCGACGTATGATAACGTTATCGGTGTTCTCTCTCTTATTGTCTGGACATTAATAATACTTGTTTCTATCGAATATGGGTGGCTTGCGATGAGTCTCGGCGAAAAGGGTGAGGGAGGTACAATAGTTCTGAGAAGCATACTTTTGCGATACATCAGGAAGAGCAGAAATGCTGTATTTATCACAATCCTTACTTTTGTAGGCATATCCCTTCTTGTAGGTGATGGAGTTATTACCCCTGCCATAAGTATACTCAGCGCTGTGGAAGGTATCCTTCTTGTTCCTGGTTTTAAAGAAACAAAACAAATAACACTGATAATCATTGCAAGCATCATTGCCCTCCTGCTCTTTATCTTTCAGAAAAAAGGAACGGAAAAGGTGGCGGGTGCTTTTGGGCCTATCATGTTTATCTGGTTTTTAGCACTCGGTATATCCGGTGTCATATCTATTATTCATACTCCATCTGTTTTAAAGGCTGTTAATCCATACTATGCATTCAAGTTTTTTTATGAAAATGGTCTCGCAGGTTTTTTTGTGCTCTCAGAGGTAATTCTTTGTGCAACAGGAGGTGAAGCTCTCTATGCCGATATGGGGCATCTTGGGCGCAAACCCATTATCAGGGCATGGTACTTCGTTTTTATTGCATTGTTGCTGAATTATCTCGGTCAGGGGGCATTTGTTATCAATCAACCTGGCAGTGCATGGAATGTGCTTTTTGGTATGATAATGTATGAATCGACATTATGCTATATCCCATTTCTGATTCTTAGCATTGTTGCGACAACTATTGCTTCCCAGGCACTCATTAGCGGCATGTTTTCAATCTTTTATCAGGGGATTAATACCCGTTTAATGCCCATGTTTAAAGTTGAATATACTTCAACAGAAATGAGATCCCAAATTTATATCGGATTTGTAAACTGGTTTCTCCTGGTATCGGTGCTGTTTATAATATTCCTGTTTAAAGAGTCCAACAAACTTGCTGTAGCATACGGCCTTGCCGTAACAGGCACTATGACATTAACAGGTATCATGATGACAATGATATTCTTTTTAAGAAAAGAAAAGATTAAAACACTTATCGCCTTTTTTGTTACCATTGCAGACCTGGCCTTTCTCATTTCAAATACTTATAAATTACCGAACGGAGGATATTGGTCGCTTATCATTGCAGCTATCCCTTTAAGCATAATTCTGATATACACCGGAGGCCAGAGAAAGCTTTACCGGACTATTCACCCTCTAAAACTTGACACCTTCCTTTTCAGCTACAACCAGGTATATAAGGAGCTGAATAAAATAAAGGGTACCGCTCTTTTTTTTGCCCGTGGTGTAAAGCAAATACCATCCTACATTGTTCATACTATGTTTATGAATAATATCATCTATGAAGACAATATTATTGTTTCTATTGTTACAACAGATCAACCCTTTGGCATTAATGGTTTTTTTAAGGAGGCTCTTGCCGATGGATTACGGCATTTTGAGATTCAGATGGGGTATATGGAGGTAGTAGATGTTGAAAAAATACTCAAAAAGGCAGATATTAACGAGAAAAGCATTTTTTATGGACTTGAAGAGATAGCTACCCATCATTTCATATGGAAATTATTTTCCATTTTCAAAAAACTTGCACCTCCTTTCGTACAGTTCCATGATTTACCTTCCAATAAACTTCATGGCGTTGTCACAAGAATAGAGCTTTAA
- a CDS encoding alpha/beta hydrolase, with the protein MADYSIIDNSPVLWYIFYPRSGHTDCPANAFDVSVPVEDSVFVSCRFYVGDNEWPWILFFHGNGEIISDYDHVSHFYIKNGINLIVADYRGYGSSNGTPSLADLFKDAHIIFKTVREELKNRDSNAGLWIMGRSLGSLSAIELAYHYEDQIRGLIIESGFANILRILMHLGLPLYGADYEGIDEECLSIVGNITLPTLIIHGEEDVLVSPREAETIYRHVGTDKKRLVLISGADHNDIMSVGFDEYYEALRWFVFGV; encoded by the coding sequence ATGGCTGATTATTCGATAATTGATAACTCACCGGTGCTCTGGTATATTTTTTATCCACGCAGTGGGCATACTGACTGTCCGGCCAATGCATTTGATGTATCTGTGCCTGTCGAAGATAGTGTTTTTGTTTCGTGCAGGTTTTATGTGGGAGACAATGAATGGCCATGGATATTATTTTTTCATGGCAACGGAGAAATAATCAGTGATTATGACCATGTATCCCATTTTTATATAAAGAATGGCATTAATCTTATTGTGGCTGATTATCGTGGCTATGGTTCAAGCAATGGAACACCTTCACTGGCCGATCTTTTTAAGGATGCCCATATAATTTTTAAAACAGTAAGGGAAGAGCTGAAGAACAGAGATTCCAATGCCGGCTTATGGATCATGGGAAGGTCTTTAGGCAGCTTATCTGCCATTGAACTTGCATATCATTACGAAGATCAGATAAGAGGCCTCATTATAGAGAGTGGTTTTGCAAATATTTTAAGGATTCTAATGCATCTCGGTCTGCCGTTATACGGAGCTGATTATGAGGGTATAGATGAAGAATGTCTCAGCATAGTCGGAAATATAACTCTTCCTACCCTTATTATTCATGGGGAAGAGGATGTTCTTGTCTCGCCGAGGGAGGCCGAAACCATATACAGACATGTCGGGACAGACAAAAAACGTCTTGTATTGATATCCGGTGCCGACCATAATGACATCATGTCTGTCGGGTTTGATGAGTATTATGAAGCATTACGGTGGTTTGTTTTTGGTGTTTAG
- a CDS encoding VPLPA-CTERM sorting domain-containing protein: MKSYFRTSLFFSICFVIMALFLANQASAELLFDRGLPTSNLNNAAGNNRSNVQWAFGADPMASDRWLNGDDFTIGGSRDYLVSTIRVWSTSNTGLSLWLGEAGKTIAQLSGSPTITPVTYSDGQSYQGNSLSFIQIYQIDFIINKVLSGASTYQFFLDGPLKDVQGESPYTHVVDAFLHSSNAGLSGSTQQGANDSMLYAQILSGGTVGELGAWDSNGYGWDKSSDVNVQVMGAPVPIPGALWLFGPGLAGLAVLRRRFM; this comes from the coding sequence ATGAAAAGCTATTTTAGAACGTCTTTATTTTTTAGTATTTGTTTTGTCATTATGGCACTTTTCCTGGCTAACCAGGCATCAGCAGAGCTGTTGTTCGACAGGGGTTTGCCCACATCTAACCTGAACAATGCTGCGGGAAATAATCGAAGCAATGTACAATGGGCTTTTGGAGCCGACCCCATGGCATCTGACCGCTGGCTTAACGGTGACGACTTTACAATTGGAGGTTCAAGAGATTACCTTGTCAGCACAATCCGTGTATGGTCCACAAGCAATACAGGCCTTTCGCTCTGGCTCGGTGAAGCTGGGAAAACTATTGCCCAATTGTCAGGTTCACCTACGATCACTCCGGTTACATATTCTGACGGTCAAAGCTATCAGGGAAACTCCTTGAGTTTTATTCAGATTTATCAGATCGATTTTATCATTAACAAGGTTTTGAGTGGAGCGAGTACCTATCAGTTCTTCCTTGACGGACCGCTGAAAGATGTGCAAGGAGAATCTCCATATACACATGTCGTCGATGCCTTCCTCCATTCCTCCAATGCCGGATTGAGCGGTTCTACCCAGCAAGGGGCCAATGACTCCATGCTATACGCACAAATTTTGTCCGGTGGCACAGTTGGGGAACTCGGAGCATGGGATTCTAATGGATATGGTTGGGATAAGTCTTCCGATGTCAATGTGCAGGTGATGGGCGCCCCTGTTCCTATCCCCGGCGCATTATGGCTGTTTGGTCCCGGACTCGCCGGCTTGGCTGTGTTGAGAAGAAGGTTTATGTAG
- a CDS encoding metallophosphoesterase has product MSLILVLFFLLYSLMHFYVCLKTRYVYRFGIKTGIFFAVFMTAMVFAPVIVRLSEKAGYEYFARFMAYTGYIWMAVLFLFFPLSLFIDFCRLCIYVPGRILKINFSHVLHAYKCFFVVPLICSLSIVVYGYYEAGQIKTERLVIKTDKIPEEIKKLKIVQISDIHLGLIVRQGSLEKITAEIRRIKPDILVSTGDIVDGQIDHLDGLIDPLKSINPPYGKYAVTGNHEFYAGIEESLEFMRKAGFIVLRGRSVIAGGIINIAGVDDAVRMPFKYVEISDNVLLSGLPKGLFTVLLKHKPIVDRAAIGLFNLQLSGHTHKGQIFPFNFITKLFFPMYNGFFKLSDFSYLYVSRGSGTWGPPIRFLAPPEITVIELVYASN; this is encoded by the coding sequence ATGAGTTTAATACTCGTCCTTTTTTTTCTTTTATACAGCCTGATGCACTTTTATGTATGTCTGAAAACAAGATATGTCTACCGTTTTGGCATAAAAACCGGCATTTTCTTCGCTGTATTTATGACTGCAATGGTCTTTGCCCCTGTGATTGTGAGATTATCTGAAAAGGCCGGTTATGAATATTTTGCAAGGTTTATGGCATATACAGGGTATATCTGGATGGCAGTCTTGTTTCTGTTTTTTCCCCTTTCCCTTTTTATTGATTTTTGCAGGCTATGTATCTATGTTCCGGGACGAATATTAAAAATAAATTTTTCACACGTGCTTCATGCATATAAATGTTTTTTTGTTGTGCCTCTAATATGTTCATTGTCTATTGTTGTTTACGGGTACTATGAGGCAGGACAAATAAAAACTGAACGATTGGTAATAAAAACGGACAAAATACCTGAAGAGATAAAAAAATTGAAAATAGTACAGATTTCCGATATTCATCTCGGACTTATTGTCCGGCAAGGAAGTCTGGAGAAAATTACTGCTGAAATCAGAAGAATAAAACCCGATATACTTGTATCAACAGGGGATATTGTTGATGGACAGATAGACCATCTCGATGGCCTCATAGATCCTTTAAAAAGCATTAACCCTCCCTATGGTAAGTATGCTGTTACGGGCAATCATGAATTTTACGCAGGTATCGAAGAGTCGCTTGAATTCATGAGAAAGGCTGGTTTTATAGTTCTCAGAGGAAGAAGTGTAATTGCCGGAGGAATTATCAACATTGCCGGGGTTGATGATGCTGTTAGAATGCCATTTAAATACGTGGAAATATCTGATAATGTATTGCTTTCCGGCCTCCCTAAAGGTCTGTTCACTGTTCTGCTTAAGCATAAACCTATAGTAGATCGGGCAGCTATAGGCCTGTTTAATTTGCAGCTTTCCGGGCATACGCATAAAGGACAGATTTTTCCTTTCAATTTTATTACCAAACTGTTTTTTCCCATGTATAATGGTTTTTTTAAACTCTCTGACTTTTCATACCTGTACGTCAGCAGGGGTTCAGGCACGTGGGGACCGCCGATTCGTTTCCTGGCGCCGCCTGAAATAACTGTGATTGAACTTGTATATGCATCAAATTGA